GTGCAGAGTTTGGCGTCGCGGTAATACTTCTCGGCCGGGTAATCTTTGGTGAAGCCGTAGCCGCCGAAAATCTGCACCGCTTCGTTGGCCACGCGCACCGCCACCTCAGAGGCGAAGTACTTGGCCATCGCTGACTCCTTGTTCACGTCCAGCCCCCGGTTCTTCCTGTCGGCGGCCTGGTAGGTGAGCAGGGCGGCCGCCTCTATCTCGGTGGCCATGTCAGCCAGCTTAAAGGCGATACCCTGAAAGCTGGAAATCGGTTTGCCGAACTGGCTGCGCTCCTGCGAGTAGGCCAGCGCCGCGTCGAAGGCGCCCTGCGCGATGCCCAGCGAGAGGGCGGCAATGGAGATGCGGCCGCCGTCCAGTACTTTCATGGCCTGCACGAAGCCCTCACCCACGTTGCCTATTAGCTGGCTTTTGTGTACGCGGCAGTCCTGGAAGATAAGCTCGGTGGTTTCGGAGGCGCGCATGCCCAGTTTGTCCTCTTTGCGGCCAGCGCTGAAACCAGGGGTGCCTTTCTCGACAATAAAGGCCGACATGCCATGCGAGTCGCCCACTTCGCCGGTGCGCACAATCACCACCGCCACATTGCCCGACTTGCCGTGGGTGATGAAGTTCTTGGCGCCGTTAAGCACCCACTCTTCGCCGTCCTGCACGGCCACGGTGCGCATGTTGCCCGCGTCGGAGCCGGTGTTGGGCTCCGTTAAGCCCCAGGCGCCAATCCACTCGGCCGTGGCCAGTTTGGGCAGGTACTTTTGCTTCTGCTCCTCGCTGCCGAACTGCAGGATATGGCCGGTACACAGGGAGTTGTGCGCCGCCACCGAGAGCCCGATGGAGCCGTCTGTCCTGGAGATTTCGGCAATGGCAGTCACGTACTCCAGGTAGCCAAAGCCAGACCCGCCGTATTCCGCAGGCACCAGCACCCCCATCAGGCCCAGGCCACCCAGTTTTTTGAACACTTCTATGGGAAATTCCTGGCTCTCGTCCCATTGCCGCATGCTGGGCTTGATGTGCTTTGCGCTGAAGTCACGGACCATGTCCGCTATCATACGCTGGCTTTCAGTCGTTCTTAACTCCATTTATCTTTTTGCGTGTAGCAGATGTATTTATCTAGTATCCCGTATAACGGCAATATGTATACGTAGTTTGCAAGGCTATATAGAAGACCGGTTGTTGCAGCATGTGTTTTTTACAGAGTGGCAGTGGCAGCCCCTTTTATGGCGCTATAATTGTTGCATTGTGAAAGCGCGGGGCCCTGTGCCGGTGCAATGTCAAAACCCATGGCGCCTCCGCAGGGGCTCGGCCAAAGGCAGTGCCTGAAATATAGCAGAATAGTGAGCGGCGGGTATATAGGACGGGCAAAGCAAAATTTCCTTTTCAGGTGTTAAAACCCTTTGCCTGACAGAGCGGTATGTGAGATATGGCTTTATTTTGACGGCGCTATTTATTTGCGTTATTTTGAAGATTGGCTGCTCCTGAGTAGCCCGGGTATGGCCAAAGTGCCGAAACGTTGCAGATGATACAGTTCTTGAAGAACCTTTTTGGAGACAGCACGCCGTTGGAAGAGTCTTTCAGCGGCCTGGGCGTGGACATGCACTCGCATATCCTGCCCGGCATCGACGACGGCTCCGAAAACATAGAACAGTCGCTGGAGCTGGTGCGGGCCATGCAGGCGCTCGGCTACCGCAAACTCATCATGACCCCCCACATCATGAGCGACTTCTACAGAAACACGCCGGAGATCATCCGCGAGAAACTGGAACTGCTGCGCGGGGCGTTGGAGGTGGCGGGCATCCCGATGGAACTGGGCTGCGCCGCAGAGTATTACTTGGACGAGGGCCTGCTGGAGAAGCTGGAAAACAATGAGGAACTGCTGACCTTTGGCGACAGGTACCTGCTGTTCG
This window of the Pontibacter russatus genome carries:
- a CDS encoding tyrosine-protein phosphatase, with amino-acid sequence MIQFLKNLFGDSTPLEESFSGLGVDMHSHILPGIDDGSENIEQSLELVRAMQALGYRKLIMTPHIMSDFYRNTPEIIREKLELLRGALEVAGIPMELGCAAEYYLDEGLLEKLENNEELLTFGDRYLLFETSFLNEPLNLRDAIFMMRTKGYKPVMAHPERYTYFYGKFDALASLREQGVLFQPNLNSLTGYYSPGAKDYAERLIEEGLVDFLGSDTHSLKHTGNLQKVLCSKHLSKALALPLRNNLL
- a CDS encoding acyl-CoA dehydrogenase family protein, whose translation is MELRTTESQRMIADMVRDFSAKHIKPSMRQWDESQEFPIEVFKKLGGLGLMGVLVPAEYGGSGFGYLEYVTAIAEISRTDGSIGLSVAAHNSLCTGHILQFGSEEQKQKYLPKLATAEWIGAWGLTEPNTGSDAGNMRTVAVQDGEEWVLNGAKNFITHGKSGNVAVVIVRTGEVGDSHGMSAFIVEKGTPGFSAGRKEDKLGMRASETTELIFQDCRVHKSQLIGNVGEGFVQAMKVLDGGRISIAALSLGIAQGAFDAALAYSQERSQFGKPISSFQGIAFKLADMATEIEAAALLTYQAADRKNRGLDVNKESAMAKYFASEVAVRVANEAVQIFGGYGFTKDYPAEKYYRDAKLCTIGEGTSEIQKLVISRAILK